A stretch of Pseudoalteromonas sp. A25 DNA encodes these proteins:
- a CDS encoding PEP/pyruvate-binding domain-containing protein yields the protein MNNTVVKSSTSITEHVVGFANAPKNNVSLFGGKGAVLCDLYQAGLPVPNGFCISIDMFKAFIAHYDLLAKHPINEGIEQWRSLAKAIIESSMPSELADLITCELVNLSGPVAVRSSATDEDGQSHSFAGQHLTKLGQQGESEILDAVKACWASAFSDAAYEYRKATGQQTELPTMAVVVQQMKFGDVSGVAFGQHPTSLNKNEFLIEGCFGLCEGLVSGQVSSDSFVIDKQTNELISQSIQNKQQQIVYLDGQIKKVDIPKQMQSEPTLDPMTIKSLGKLLHQVEDFYGKAQDVEWTLSEGKLWLLQSRPITSIAQDNSDDNFYLGNRSEQLQKDILWSRMDIGEIFTGRMTPLGLSFARYYQSNVHIECGKGLGLLDLGEADETMAYYRGHVYLNVSYTAWQLAQTPVGKDQTPFLVRFSSEAIDLTGYKNPYGEQHSHPNYSSGQCVRHWIKQNIREFFQAKRRAKTMVESRFREYDRVQLQNIDAMDLSALQREMTHALKYFKAMHEGYLPYYINAFACYGLLEELSAQWLGDKSKHLQNQIKGDMSNLRTVASAQELWQLCQTLEQWPNVRDAFASQTISEIDSFLNNTTEGLRFSQGPLAKFMRENGVRAREEMELTHPRWLDDRTYVLQMIKLYLAQGYEVDEALQQQQQQQQLTSEDLLKELSWSKRWVIKRVIALYCGCAKLREETRMSMITSIWLVRRVVFEVAKRLVEAKHLDHIDDVAYLNFEQILQYLEGMISATELTSNQALQARRAQYQSWLARPEPPLTFIGKPSSQPDLILDPTATSLQGLATSKGFIEGKACVITDLANQVGEFKKGDILIAPFTDASWTPLFALASAVVTDIGSMLSHSSIVAREFGIPCVVNTNHASALIKTGDHIIVDAETGLITLKKDD from the coding sequence ATGAACAACACGGTGGTTAAATCTTCAACTTCCATAACCGAGCACGTAGTAGGCTTTGCCAACGCACCCAAAAATAATGTATCGCTATTTGGGGGCAAAGGGGCCGTGCTATGCGACCTATATCAAGCAGGACTGCCTGTACCCAACGGGTTTTGTATTAGTATTGACATGTTTAAAGCATTTATCGCTCATTATGACCTGCTTGCTAAACATCCCATCAATGAAGGTATTGAACAATGGCGCAGTTTGGCAAAGGCCATTATTGAAAGTTCAATGCCAAGCGAGCTGGCAGACTTGATAACCTGTGAACTGGTTAATCTAAGTGGGCCGGTCGCAGTGCGCTCATCAGCCACCGATGAAGACGGTCAAAGCCACTCTTTTGCTGGGCAGCATTTAACTAAGCTTGGTCAGCAAGGCGAGAGTGAAATACTCGATGCAGTGAAGGCTTGCTGGGCGTCTGCATTTAGTGATGCGGCATATGAATACCGCAAAGCCACGGGTCAACAAACTGAACTCCCTACCATGGCGGTTGTTGTTCAACAAATGAAGTTTGGCGATGTCTCGGGGGTCGCGTTTGGTCAACACCCAACCAGCCTCAATAAAAACGAATTTTTAATCGAAGGCTGCTTTGGTCTATGTGAGGGACTCGTATCAGGGCAAGTCAGCAGCGACAGCTTTGTTATCGACAAGCAAACCAACGAGCTTATCTCTCAGTCGATTCAAAACAAGCAACAGCAAATTGTGTATCTCGATGGGCAAATCAAAAAAGTGGATATTCCAAAGCAGATGCAAAGTGAGCCCACTTTAGACCCTATGACCATTAAAAGTCTGGGCAAACTCCTGCACCAAGTTGAAGACTTTTACGGTAAAGCCCAAGATGTTGAGTGGACGCTTAGCGAAGGCAAATTATGGTTGCTGCAAAGCCGACCTATCACTTCTATTGCCCAAGACAATAGCGATGACAATTTCTATTTAGGCAACCGCTCTGAGCAGCTGCAAAAAGATATCTTATGGTCACGTATGGATATCGGTGAGATTTTTACCGGCCGTATGACGCCACTGGGTTTGTCTTTTGCTCGTTATTATCAAAGCAACGTACATATTGAGTGCGGTAAAGGGCTGGGCTTACTAGATTTAGGTGAAGCCGACGAAACCATGGCTTACTATCGCGGTCACGTTTATCTTAATGTCTCTTATACCGCTTGGCAGCTTGCACAAACTCCGGTCGGGAAAGACCAAACACCATTTTTAGTGCGCTTTAGTAGCGAAGCAATTGACTTAACTGGTTATAAAAACCCTTATGGTGAGCAGCACTCACACCCAAACTATTCATCAGGACAATGTGTTCGTCATTGGATAAAGCAAAATATCCGCGAGTTTTTCCAAGCCAAACGTCGCGCTAAAACCATGGTTGAGTCACGCTTTAGAGAATATGACCGTGTGCAGCTACAAAACATCGACGCCATGGACTTAAGCGCGCTACAACGCGAAATGACCCATGCACTCAAATACTTTAAAGCCATGCATGAAGGTTACCTGCCCTACTATATTAATGCATTTGCTTGTTATGGGCTGTTAGAAGAACTCAGTGCTCAGTGGCTTGGCGACAAAAGTAAGCACTTGCAAAATCAAATAAAAGGCGACATGTCTAACTTACGCACTGTTGCCAGTGCACAAGAGCTTTGGCAATTGTGCCAAACGTTAGAACAATGGCCAAACGTACGTGATGCATTTGCCAGTCAAACCATCAGCGAAATAGATAGCTTTTTAAACAACACCACAGAAGGGCTACGATTTTCACAAGGTCCTTTGGCTAAATTTATGCGGGAAAATGGCGTACGAGCGCGTGAAGAAATGGAGCTTACCCACCCTCGTTGGTTAGACGACCGCACCTATGTTTTACAAATGATCAAATTGTACCTAGCACAAGGGTATGAAGTTGACGAGGCACTACAACAGCAACAGCAGCAACAACAATTAACCAGTGAAGACTTGCTCAAAGAACTTAGCTGGTCAAAACGTTGGGTGATTAAGCGTGTTATCGCCTTGTACTGTGGCTGTGCCAAGCTACGAGAAGAAACCCGCATGAGTATGATCACCTCTATTTGGTTAGTGCGCCGCGTCGTTTTTGAAGTAGCAAAACGCCTGGTAGAAGCAAAGCATTTAGATCATATTGATGACGTTGCATATCTAAACTTCGAGCAAATATTGCAATACTTAGAGGGAATGATAAGCGCTACGGAATTAACCTCTAACCAAGCGCTTCAAGCCCGCCGCGCACAATATCAAAGCTGGCTCGCTCGCCCAGAGCCGCCACTAACTTTTATCGGCAAACCAAGCAGTCAGCCCGATTTGATCCTTGACCCAACTGCGACGTCACTCCAAGGACTTGCAACATCGAAAGGTTTTATCGAAGGAAAAGCCTGCGTTATTACCGACCTTGCCAATCAAGTTGGCGAGTTTAAAAAAGGCGATATTCTAATAGCACCTTTTACTGATGCTTCATGGACCCCTTTATTTGCACTAGCAAGCGCCGTGGTAACCGACATTGGTTCAATGCTTTCTCACAGCTCTATTGTGGCGCGTGAATTTGGTATTCCCTGCGTTGTAAATACCAATCATGCAAGCGCTTTAATTAAGACGGGCGACCACATCATTGTAGATGCCGAAACAGGCCTAATAACATTAAAAAAGGACGACTAA
- a CDS encoding ABC transporter ATP-binding protein, which translates to MIKLTQINKIFSDKHQSFHCLKDLDLEVNQGEFTVIAGPSGSGKSTLLNIIGLLDKPSSGSYEFDGQDVAKLNSNRLADIRREKIGFVFQAYNLMPVLTALENTEMIMEFCNVDKKVRRQRAIETLEAVGLGDFKNRFPAQLSGGQQQRVAVARAIAAQPLLVIADEPTANLDSRSTESLLDLMQSLNEDLGVTFLFSSHDPRVIERAHRVIHLQDGQIVKDVSTHNNGQQVAV; encoded by the coding sequence ATGATCAAATTAACTCAAATTAACAAAATATTCTCTGACAAACACCAGTCTTTTCATTGCCTAAAAGACTTGGATTTAGAGGTCAATCAAGGTGAATTCACCGTCATTGCAGGCCCTTCTGGTTCTGGAAAGTCAACCCTACTGAACATTATTGGCCTACTCGATAAACCAAGCTCAGGCAGCTATGAGTTTGATGGACAAGATGTCGCTAAATTAAATAGCAATCGCTTGGCAGATATACGCAGAGAAAAAATTGGTTTCGTGTTTCAGGCGTATAACTTAATGCCCGTGCTTACAGCGCTGGAAAACACCGAGATGATCATGGAGTTTTGTAACGTTGATAAAAAAGTTCGTCGACAGCGTGCTATCGAAACACTTGAAGCGGTCGGGCTTGGTGATTTTAAAAACCGCTTTCCAGCACAGCTAAGTGGTGGTCAACAGCAGCGTGTGGCGGTTGCCAGAGCAATTGCGGCACAGCCACTATTAGTCATTGCGGATGAACCTACTGCTAACCTAGACTCTCGCTCCACAGAAAGCTTGCTGGATTTAATGCAATCACTTAATGAAGATCTCGGTGTCACATTCTTATTTAGCTCGCACGACCCACGCGTTATCGAGCGAGCACACCGCGTTATTCATCTGCAAGATGGTCAGATCGTCAAAGACGTAAGCACCCATAATAATGGTCAACAGGTAGCAGTGTAA
- a CDS encoding RedY protein has translation MSIIIDKIKLKSADNRAAFEQWVTDTDYLACHDLASVERFVVSKVTDTDCDYDYVEVVKVTSLAAFEQDMQTPLFQSLVARFSELADVVETIQSDALAPGYQW, from the coding sequence ATGTCTATTATCATTGATAAAATTAAACTTAAATCTGCTGACAACCGTGCTGCTTTTGAGCAGTGGGTAACAGACACTGATTACCTTGCTTGTCACGATTTAGCGTCGGTAGAGCGCTTTGTTGTAAGCAAAGTGACCGATACTGACTGTGATTATGACTATGTAGAAGTTGTAAAAGTAACCAGCTTAGCGGCATTTGAGCAAGATATGCAAACCCCTCTGTTTCAATCTTTGGTTGCTCGCTTTAGTGAGCTGGCTGACGTGGTTGAAACTATTCAATCTGATGCGCTAGCGCCGGGTTATCAGTGGTAA
- a CDS encoding ABC transporter permease, giving the protein MIHKLALRNLLRNKRRSLLTSLIIVFAFSMMILFMGLSDGGHKAMIDIGVRMGLGHVVVQHPEYRDDPALSHLLDNPEQLKQRLKATDARLTPVARLRSDALIQAGRHGVALTISGVEPLLEAQVSAIADDKAIVQGETLAAFTNSATLQRLSGIVIGETLAQNLEVRIGDTVTLTVKPASGGDLARSAFEVAGIFKTGLHELDTFWAEVPIDDLQALLEVPDQVSQIALYTSAGSDNVAQLATALTAQFPTLDILPWQTAAPELYSAVTLDAAGMYLLMLIVYVVVAVGILNTVLMSTFRRQKEFSMMIALGARTSTVTQVVLLEAIYLSAFSLTIGLVLGLWGHHHFATQGLDFKEVFGTAMEAGGVLLPEKFYSTLELSKLSLSVLFVFVLTILVTLIPAIRAGHRSPVAASQES; this is encoded by the coding sequence ATGATCCATAAATTAGCTTTACGAAATTTGTTGCGAAACAAGCGCCGATCCCTTCTGACTTCACTGATCATCGTATTTGCATTTAGCATGATGATCTTATTTATGGGGTTATCAGATGGTGGCCACAAGGCGATGATTGATATCGGCGTTAGAATGGGGCTAGGCCACGTTGTTGTTCAGCACCCAGAGTATAGAGACGACCCAGCACTTAGCCATTTGCTCGATAACCCAGAGCAATTAAAGCAACGATTGAAAGCGACTGATGCCCGCTTAACGCCCGTTGCAAGACTGCGCTCTGATGCGCTAATTCAAGCTGGCCGTCATGGTGTTGCATTGACAATATCTGGCGTTGAGCCACTGTTAGAGGCCCAAGTGTCTGCCATTGCTGATGACAAAGCCATTGTGCAAGGAGAAACGTTAGCAGCGTTTACCAACAGCGCTACCCTGCAACGTCTTTCAGGCATCGTCATTGGCGAAACATTGGCACAGAACTTAGAAGTTCGCATTGGTGATACCGTCACGCTAACGGTTAAACCCGCCAGTGGCGGCGATTTGGCACGCTCAGCGTTTGAAGTAGCGGGTATCTTTAAAACTGGATTGCATGAGCTTGACACGTTTTGGGCTGAAGTGCCGATAGATGACTTGCAAGCTTTACTCGAAGTTCCCGATCAAGTCAGTCAAATTGCACTTTATACGAGCGCTGGCAGCGACAACGTTGCACAGCTTGCCACTGCTTTAACGGCACAATTTCCGACATTAGATATTTTGCCGTGGCAAACCGCTGCACCTGAATTGTATTCAGCGGTCACCCTTGATGCTGCCGGCATGTATTTGTTAATGCTCATTGTTTATGTGGTCGTGGCTGTTGGCATTCTCAACACCGTATTGATGTCGACTTTCAGGCGTCAAAAAGAGTTTTCAATGATGATTGCACTTGGGGCTCGCACCAGCACCGTTACTCAGGTTGTGTTGCTAGAGGCTATTTACCTGAGCGCCTTTTCGCTCACCATTGGCTTAGTGCTGGGCCTTTGGGGACACCATCACTTTGCAACACAAGGACTCGACTTTAAAGAAGTATTTGGCACCGCGATGGAAGCTGGTGGCGTATTACTACCCGAGAAATTTTACTCAACATTAGAGCTAAGCAAGTTATCACTGAGCGTCTTGTTCGTTTTTGTTTTAACTATTCTCGTCACCCTTATTCCAGCAATTCGTGCTGGACACCGCTCACCTGTTGCAGCCAGTCAAGAATCGTAA
- a CDS encoding outer membrane lipoprotein-sorting protein — protein sequence MKQLFFFFIILLSSNAIANSKDQLGSWIDSAERILRAKTSASVLSMAINKAEYQRDFTLLVLTDDRSEQQKVMVRMLGPALWRGNVTLKVDDRISFFEPRNKRTTVMSSSMLASSWMGSHFSNDDLMRETDLATHYAYQAAKSWHQESRDYHLIELTPLPSAPVVWGKVMYRLYIDDGRVFPEQVSYYRRNSDEQPERTLTYSDVKQMDGFKVPTMMEMRISDKPDEYTRMHYQKIKFNSDLAASKFTEQAFL from the coding sequence ATGAAACAACTTTTTTTCTTCTTTATCATTTTGCTAAGCAGTAATGCCATTGCAAATAGTAAAGATCAACTAGGCTCATGGATTGACAGCGCAGAGCGTATTTTACGAGCTAAAACATCCGCTTCAGTGCTTTCAATGGCGATTAATAAAGCCGAGTACCAACGTGATTTTACCTTATTAGTGCTCACCGATGACCGTAGTGAGCAACAAAAGGTTATGGTACGCATGCTAGGTCCGGCTTTATGGCGTGGCAATGTCACGCTCAAAGTCGATGACCGAATCTCATTTTTTGAACCACGCAACAAGCGAACAACCGTCATGAGTAGCTCCATGTTGGCATCCAGCTGGATGGGTAGCCACTTTAGTAATGATGATTTGATGCGAGAAACCGACTTAGCAACACACTATGCATATCAGGCTGCCAAGTCATGGCATCAAGAAAGTCGAGACTACCACCTGATTGAACTAACCCCCTTACCCTCAGCACCTGTGGTTTGGGGTAAGGTGATGTATCGCTTGTACATTGACGATGGCCGAGTATTTCCTGAACAAGTTTCTTATTACCGCCGCAATAGCGATGAGCAACCAGAGCGTACGCTGACTTACAGCGATGTAAAACAAATGGATGGCTTTAAAGTACCTACCATGATGGAAATGCGTATTTCAGACAAACCTGACGAATACACGCGCATGCATTATCAAAAAATAAAATTCAATAGTGATTTGGCTGCTAGCAAGTTCACTGAACAAGCGTTTCTGTAG
- a CDS encoding 4'-phosphopantetheinyl transferase family protein has protein sequence MPLLTCYYPSTNSAVYIVHLDVLQRRLSVPSQRQYLLAQLSEDEHAQYMRKPYKRQALAWLGARLGAKWLLKNTLFSTLPSAKIQIQKTANGAPFCARSGRPLSISHSNTLAGAAISNHPVGLDLEFSERFSALPTPWISPQEKQAHPNLTISQLWCIKEALYKAAGFGPFTQFCRAIELEHTTHKQLTVRHTTSKKQPIQKTWRYNRWQLKQHDILFLEPYYE, from the coding sequence ATGCCCTTGCTAACATGCTACTACCCCAGCACTAACAGCGCCGTATACATCGTGCATCTCGATGTATTACAGCGGCGCTTGTCTGTTCCTTCACAGCGGCAGTACTTACTGGCACAGCTCAGTGAAGATGAACATGCCCAATACATGCGCAAGCCTTACAAACGCCAAGCACTTGCTTGGTTGGGTGCACGGCTGGGGGCTAAGTGGCTGTTAAAAAATACGCTTTTCAGTACGCTGCCAAGCGCAAAGATACAAATACAAAAAACGGCCAATGGCGCGCCATTTTGTGCGCGCTCAGGTCGTCCATTAAGCATTAGCCACAGTAACACGCTTGCAGGCGCAGCAATCAGCAATCACCCTGTGGGTTTAGATTTAGAGTTCAGCGAGCGCTTTTCGGCACTGCCAACACCTTGGATAAGTCCACAAGAAAAACAGGCTCACCCTAATCTAACCATCAGCCAACTGTGGTGTATTAAAGAAGCGCTATACAAAGCGGCTGGCTTTGGTCCATTTACTCAGTTTTGCCGCGCTATTGAGCTTGAGCACACAACACACAAACAGCTTACGGTTCGCCACACAACAAGCAAAAAACAACCAATACAGAAAACATGGCGCTATAACCGATGGCAGCTCAAACAACACGATATTCTATTCCTAGAGCCATATTATGAATGA
- a CDS encoding nitroreductase: MTHCKPLANVVSECIELAKLVPSSHNCQPWRVHLHHAGMPFDGTLNISIDSEHTINALSSLKNEMLMSLAGFSCALINLLEASGVVCEVQSNTANLSVIDNEDTQVFSVYLTLKPDSEDKTRFVRLSQLLQNRYTHRGELHTDKPLQWQQDILATKLWPNEQLHWLKVTSQKQTQIAKLVARFAALDFSHRKAWQETYQFIDFAKGKHVKKERGFNIQQLMGPMSAFKRRINQLLLHPNTMLVLNKFGMAQKMADMLAMLSEQSAQLICLCHSNKADTTAWLAAGEYMLEAWLQATEQQLAVHPLSVLLQHSDAKTALHHTLGAQHSPMFIARVGKSNAEQSFIAQFRYRTSLSRILTQH, encoded by the coding sequence ATGACTCATTGCAAGCCGTTAGCTAACGTTGTTAGCGAATGTATTGAGCTGGCTAAACTGGTGCCCTCATCACACAATTGCCAGCCTTGGCGCGTACATTTGCACCACGCAGGTATGCCTTTTGATGGCACGCTGAACATAAGCATTGATAGTGAGCATACTATCAATGCGCTCAGTTCATTAAAAAATGAAATGCTAATGAGCTTGGCAGGTTTCAGCTGCGCTTTAATCAACTTGTTAGAAGCGTCAGGTGTAGTGTGTGAGGTACAAAGCAATACCGCTAACTTAAGTGTCATTGATAACGAAGATACGCAGGTATTTAGTGTGTATCTGACATTAAAACCAGATAGCGAAGACAAAACTCGTTTTGTACGCTTAAGCCAGTTATTGCAAAACCGCTATACACACCGTGGTGAGCTACATACAGATAAACCGCTGCAATGGCAACAAGACATACTTGCAACCAAACTTTGGCCTAATGAGCAATTACATTGGCTCAAAGTAACGTCACAAAAGCAAACTCAAATAGCTAAGTTAGTGGCGCGTTTTGCCGCATTGGATTTTAGCCACCGAAAGGCATGGCAAGAAACCTATCAGTTTATCGACTTTGCCAAAGGTAAACACGTCAAAAAAGAGCGTGGTTTTAATATACAACAGCTAATGGGCCCAATGAGTGCGTTCAAGCGTCGTATTAATCAACTACTGTTGCACCCGAATACCATGCTTGTACTAAACAAATTTGGCATGGCACAAAAAATGGCCGACATGCTAGCTATGTTAAGCGAACAAAGCGCTCAGCTCATTTGCTTGTGTCACAGTAATAAAGCCGATACTACCGCTTGGTTGGCTGCTGGAGAATATATGCTCGAAGCTTGGTTACAAGCAACAGAGCAGCAACTTGCAGTACATCCATTAAGTGTACTGTTACAACACTCTGACGCCAAAACAGCACTACATCACACATTAGGCGCACAACATAGCCCGATGTTTATCGCACGCGTAGGCAAGAGTAATGCTGAGCAAAGTTTCATTGCTCAGTTTCGCTATCGCACCTCTTTATCTCGAATACTAACGCAACACTAA
- a CDS encoding ABC transporter permease — MGLYIRLAWRNLLRNTKRSSVTALGITLGIGFCITTLAIMDGLSHDLITGTTQGQVGHIQVHEQDYLAKRQLQQTIENNSQVLLELRDLNSVKAAAARLYSFGYLSKDDKSIGVSLLGVEPKHERQVTSLAEQIVDGSFISEPTPWPKGQALSEAQLALDEQLTEQAIANAFAELDGLDTTSNELQLHTNELIDTLAPLPFTLPQVVLGVKLAKNLQANVGDEITLLFETAQGAQQSLQLQVAGISRQGTDLIDRTRMIFHLEDLQKLLQLPNQSHEIAISTMNLQKVDFAQQVISDVLGSSYPQLSVQTWSQLRPDILALIQSNQALMGTLVFIIFLIAGVGVMNAMLVSVMERRKELSLLKALGLKGPNVVWLVTVETLVLTFVASIAGLAMGIVLGSYLQKYGWDISQFGEFSLAGVGMTSALKAKLTLNNLLIPVIVMFVIALLAALYPAFSAARLEPAQGMRAS; from the coding sequence ATGGGATTATACATTCGCCTCGCTTGGCGCAACCTGTTGCGTAACACAAAGCGCAGCTCGGTCACCGCTTTGGGGATCACTTTAGGTATCGGTTTTTGTATTACCACTTTGGCAATAATGGATGGACTTAGCCATGACTTGATCACAGGCACCACCCAAGGCCAAGTGGGCCACATTCAGGTGCATGAGCAAGACTATCTCGCAAAGCGTCAACTGCAGCAAACCATTGAAAATAACAGTCAAGTGCTCTTAGAACTTCGAGACCTCAACTCAGTTAAAGCCGCCGCAGCCAGATTGTATAGCTTTGGCTATCTCAGTAAAGATGACAAATCGATTGGGGTTAGTTTATTAGGGGTAGAGCCTAAACATGAACGTCAAGTCACCTCTTTAGCTGAACAAATCGTAGATGGTTCGTTTATATCTGAGCCAACACCTTGGCCAAAAGGCCAAGCTCTCAGTGAAGCGCAACTAGCGCTTGATGAGCAACTCACTGAACAAGCCATTGCTAATGCCTTTGCCGAACTAGATGGCCTAGACACCACCAGCAATGAGTTACAATTGCACACTAATGAGCTGATTGACACACTGGCACCGTTACCATTTACGCTTCCTCAAGTGGTTCTGGGTGTAAAACTCGCTAAAAACTTGCAGGCAAATGTAGGCGATGAAATCACCTTATTATTTGAAACAGCACAAGGCGCACAACAGTCATTACAATTACAAGTAGCGGGCATTAGTCGACAAGGTACCGATCTTATTGACCGCACTCGTATGATATTTCACCTTGAAGATCTGCAAAAATTACTACAGCTGCCAAATCAAAGTCACGAAATTGCTATCTCTACAATGAATCTTCAAAAAGTGGATTTCGCACAGCAAGTGATTAGTGATGTGCTCGGCTCAAGCTACCCACAATTAAGCGTGCAAACTTGGTCACAATTGCGTCCTGACATCTTAGCCCTGATCCAATCAAACCAAGCATTAATGGGTACTTTGGTATTTATCATTTTCTTAATCGCCGGCGTTGGCGTCATGAACGCGATGCTGGTTAGTGTGATGGAACGTCGTAAAGAGCTGAGCTTGCTAAAAGCACTAGGCCTAAAAGGCCCCAATGTTGTTTGGCTAGTCACGGTTGAAACACTGGTTTTAACCTTTGTAGCCTCAATTGCGGGCCTAGCAATGGGGATTGTACTGGGGAGTTACCTACAAAAATACGGCTGGGACATCAGTCAATTCGGCGAGTTTAGCTTAGCGGGCGTGGGAATGACCAGCGCACTCAAAGCCAAATTGACCCTCAATAACTTGTTAATCCCGGTAATCGTTATGTTCGTTATCGCATTACTAGCAGCGCTTTACCCTGCATTCTCTGCAGCAAGATTAGAACCAGCACAAGGAATGAGAGCCTCATGA
- a CDS encoding class I SAM-dependent methyltransferase: MQLTTLKKLIFEKNIFAFLRLGKHVDTVYRTSFVTAANASGLLESLQQGNKSLEQLQQHLRLDGTKQEALSAWLECGVRLKELTYKNGQYALKGKLSKHLAKQENQIAAAMFEEAIRYHYDALLSAPTRMQNNQAYQLADQDGSLIARSSQILEPFVEEAIEWCLKRVSTEPKHILEVGCGAGQYLVYLHNRLPACEITAIDYQLAVVEQAQRTLSANQITNIDLRHESFFELAGESSYDLITLHNNIYYFPQTQRMQVLNHAYKLLKPGGQLLMTTSCQGGSSAISALNLWFSLSDVGGVLPDAEQLTNTLKQAQFKEVQHKRLMPGESYFAFAATK; the protein is encoded by the coding sequence ATGCAACTAACAACATTAAAAAAACTGATTTTTGAAAAAAATATTTTCGCTTTTTTGCGACTGGGCAAGCACGTTGACACCGTATACCGTACCAGTTTTGTAACCGCAGCAAACGCCAGTGGCTTGCTAGAAAGTTTGCAACAAGGCAATAAAAGCCTTGAGCAACTACAACAACACTTACGCCTAGACGGCACAAAGCAAGAAGCGCTCAGCGCCTGGCTTGAGTGTGGCGTGCGTCTAAAAGAGCTCACGTATAAAAACGGCCAATATGCCCTAAAAGGCAAACTCAGCAAACACCTTGCCAAGCAAGAAAACCAGATTGCAGCGGCCATGTTTGAAGAGGCTATAAGATACCATTACGACGCACTGCTAAGCGCACCAACACGAATGCAAAATAATCAAGCTTACCAACTAGCAGATCAAGACGGCAGCCTTATTGCTCGTTCATCACAAATTTTAGAGCCTTTCGTTGAAGAGGCAATTGAATGGTGCCTCAAGCGTGTATCTACCGAACCAAAGCATATTTTGGAAGTAGGCTGTGGCGCGGGTCAATATTTAGTGTATCTGCATAACCGCTTACCTGCTTGTGAGATCACCGCCATCGACTATCAACTAGCCGTGGTAGAGCAAGCGCAAAGAACGCTCAGCGCCAACCAAATTACCAATATTGATTTAAGACATGAGTCGTTCTTTGAATTAGCGGGTGAGTCCAGCTATGACCTGATCACTTTGCACAATAACATTTATTACTTCCCACAAACGCAGCGTATGCAGGTGCTTAATCATGCCTACAAGTTACTCAAACCCGGTGGCCAGTTACTGATGACCACCAGCTGCCAAGGCGGCAGTAGTGCAATCTCTGCGCTGAATTTATGGTTTAGTTTAAGTGATGTAGGCGGTGTTTTACCTGATGCAGAGCAGTTAACCAATACCCTAAAACAAGCACAGTTTAAAGAAGTACAACACAAGCGACTGATGCCCGGTGAGAGCTACTTCGCCTTTGCCGCAACCAAATAA